The sequence GGTTGAACACCTCGCGCTCGTGGGCGAAGTAGATCTCCGGCAGCTCGATCCCCTCGCGCTCGATGTACTGCCAGACGTCCAGCTCGGTCCAGTTGGAGATCGGGAAGACCCGGACGTGCTCACCGGGGGCGTGCCGGCCGTTGTACAGCTGCCACAGCTCGGGGCGCTGGCGGCGCGGGTCCCACTGGGAGAACTCGTCGCGCAGCGAGAAGACCCGCTCCTTGGCGCGCGCCTTCTCCTCGTCGCGCCGGCCGCCGCCGAACACGGCGTCGAAACGGTGCTGCTGGATGGCCTCGGTCAGCGGCACGGTCTGCAGCGGGTTGCGGGTGCCGTCCGGGCGCTCGCGGAGCTTGCCGGCGTCGATGTACTCCTGGACGGAGGCGACGTGCAGCCGCAGCCCGTGCTCGGCGACCGTGCGGTCGCGGTACTCCAGGACCTCGGGGAAGTTGTGCCCGGTGTCCACGTGCAGCAGGGTGAACGGCACCGGCGCGGGCGCGAACGCCTTGAGCGCCAGGTGCAGCATCAGGATCGAGTCCTTGCCGCCGGAGAAGAGGATCACCGGCCGCTCGAACTCGCCCGCCACCTCGCGGAAGATGTGCACCGCCTCGGACTCCAGCGAGTCCAGGTGGCTCAGCGCGTACGGATTGTCGGTGCCTTCCGACACGGTCGCGACGGTCGTCATGCCGCACCCCTCTCGCTCAGCAGCGCGTACAGCTCCGCCGCGGACTCCTGGACGGTCTGGCGGTGCGACTCGATGCGCAGATCGGGCGACTCGGGAGCCTCGTAGGGGTCGTCCACCCCGGTGAGCCCGGATATCTCGCCCGCCGCCTGCTTGGCGTACAGACCCTTCACATCGCGTTCCGAGCACACCTCGACCGGAGTGGCGACGTGCACCTCCAGATACGCGGTGCCCTCGGCCTGGTGACGCTTGCGGACGGCGTCCCGGCTGTCCGCGTACGGGGCGATGACCGGGACCAGGACCTTGACGCCGTTGGCCGCCAGCAGTTCGGCGACGAAGCCGATCCGCTGCACGTTGGTGTGCCGGTCCTCGCGGGAGAAGCCGAGGCCCGCGGAGAGGAACTCGCGGATCTCGTCGCCGTCGAGCACCTCCACCCGGTGGCCCTCGCCGCGCAGCCGCCCGGCCAGTTCGTAGGCGATGGTGGTCTTGCCGGCGCTCGGCAGACCGGTCAGCCAGACGGTGGCTCCCGTCTCCGTCACGCTCATCGAAGTCTCCTGATCAGTCGTCATCAGCCGTGCAGCCCGCACTCGGTCTTGCCGCGTCCGGCCCAGCGGCCGGCCCGTGCGTCCTCGCCCTCGAGCACGCGGCGGGTGCAGGGCGCGCAGCCCACCGAAGGGTAACCGTCCATCAGTAGCGGGTTGGTGAGCACCCCGTGCTCCGCGACGTAGGCGTCCACGTCGTCCTGGGTCCAGCGGGCGATCGGCGAGATCTTCACCTTCCGCCGCTTCTCGTCCCAGCCGACCACCGGGGTGTTCGCGCGGGTCGGGGAATCGTCGCGGCGCAGCCCGGTCGCCCAGGCGGCGTACGCGGTCAGGCCCTCTTCCAGGGGCTTGACCTTGCGCAGCTTGCAGCAGAGATCGGGGTCGCGGTCGTGCAGCTTCGGCCCGTACTCGGCGTCCTGCTCGGCGACGGTCTGACGTGGCGTCAGCGTGATCACCTTGACGTCCATCACCGCGTCCACCGCGTCCCGGGTGCCGATGGTCTCCTCGAAGTGGTAGCCGGTGTCGAGGAAGACCACGTCCACGCCGGGCATCGCCCGGGAGGCGAGGTGGGCGACGACCGCGTCCTCCATGGAGGAGGTGACACAGAACCGGGGCCCGAACGTCTCGGCGGCCCACTTGAGGATGTCGAGCGCGGAGGCGTCCTCCAGCTCGCGCCCGGCCCGCTCGGCGAGCTCCCGCAGGTCCTCGTCGGTGAGCGTGTCGATGTTCTGAGTGACCGTCATATCCCGTCCCCTCCAACGTCGTTGGACTTCAGTCCCCGGGTCAGCAGGCCCAGGAACTTCAGCTGGAACGCCCGATTGCAGGAAGCGCATTCCCACGCCCCGTGCCCGGCCTCGTGCGGGCGCAGGTCCTCGTCGCCGCAGTAGGGGCAGTGGAACGGCGCGGCGCGCCCGCTCATGACAGCGACTCCGCACTGGCGCGGGCGGCCCAGGTTGCGAAGCGCTCGCCGTCCTCGCGCTCCTCCTGGAACCGGCCGAGCACG is a genomic window of Streptomyces sp. NBC_00708 containing:
- the cysD gene encoding sulfate adenylyltransferase subunit CysD; its protein translation is MTTVATVSEGTDNPYALSHLDSLESEAVHIFREVAGEFERPVILFSGGKDSILMLHLALKAFAPAPVPFTLLHVDTGHNFPEVLEYRDRTVAEHGLRLHVASVQEYIDAGKLRERPDGTRNPLQTVPLTEAIQQHRFDAVFGGGRRDEEKARAKERVFSLRDEFSQWDPRRQRPELWQLYNGRHAPGEHVRVFPISNWTELDVWQYIEREGIELPEIYFAHEREVFNRNGMWLTAGDWGGPKEHEKTETRQVRYRTVGDMSCTGAVDSDATTLDAVITEIAASRLTERGATRADDKMSEAAMEDRKREGYF
- the cysC gene encoding adenylyl-sulfate kinase, whose translation is MTTDQETSMSVTETGATVWLTGLPSAGKTTIAYELAGRLRGEGHRVEVLDGDEIREFLSAGLGFSREDRHTNVQRIGFVAELLAANGVKVLVPVIAPYADSRDAVRKRHQAEGTAYLEVHVATPVEVCSERDVKGLYAKQAAGEISGLTGVDDPYEAPESPDLRIESHRQTVQESAAELYALLSERGAA
- a CDS encoding phosphoadenylyl-sulfate reductase; its protein translation is MTVTQNIDTLTDEDLRELAERAGRELEDASALDILKWAAETFGPRFCVTSSMEDAVVAHLASRAMPGVDVVFLDTGYHFEETIGTRDAVDAVMDVKVITLTPRQTVAEQDAEYGPKLHDRDPDLCCKLRKVKPLEEGLTAYAAWATGLRRDDSPTRANTPVVGWDEKRRKVKISPIARWTQDDVDAYVAEHGVLTNPLLMDGYPSVGCAPCTRRVLEGEDARAGRWAGRGKTECGLHG